GCCGTCACGAACGTATCGATATCCGCGCGCGACACGTCCATGTGCGTGACGAAGCGCGACGCGTACAGCATCTGCGTGAGGATGCCGCGCTCCTTGAGCCAGACTTCGAGCGGCGCGCAGTGCTCTTGCGGGAACTGCGCGAACACCATGTTCGTAGCCTGCGACTGCACTTTCACCTGATCGATCTGCGCGAGTCCCGCCGCCAGATGCGCGGCGTTGTCGTGATCTTCGGCGAGACGTTCGACGTTGTAGTCGAGCGCATAGAGACACGCCGCCGCCAGCACGCCTGCCTGACGCATGCCGCCGCCCAGCACCTTGCGCCAGCGATGCGCGACGTCGATCAGCGCCTTGCTGCCGACCAGCACCGAACCCACGGGCGCGCCCAGGCCCTTCGAAAAACAGATGGACACGGAATCGAACGGTGCGCACAGCGCCTCGACGGGCTGCTTCGACGCGACGGCCGCATTGCAGACACGCGCGCCGTCGAGGTGCGTCGCGAGGCCGCGATCACGCGCAAGCTGCGTCGCTTCCGCGACATAGCCCGCGAGCAGCACCTTTCCGCCGATCGTGTTTTCCAGCGCCAGCAGACGCGTGCGCGCGAAGTGATTGTCGATGGGCTTGATCGCGGCCGTGATCTTGTCGAGCGGCAGCGAACCGTCCAGCGCGTTTTCGAGCGGCTGCGGCTGAATGCTGCCCAGCACGGCCGCGCCGCCGCCTTCGTATTTGTACGTGTGCGCCGCCTGGCCGACGATGTACTCGTCGCCGCGCGCGCAATGCGCCATCAGCGCGGCGAGGTTGCTCTGCGTGCCGCTCGGGAAGAACAGCCCCGCTTCCTTGCCCGTACGCTCGGCAACCGTGGCTTGCAGGCGCAGGACCGTCGGGTCGTCGCCCCAGACGTCGTCGCCAACTTCGGCGGCTGTCATCGCGGCGAGCATGTTCTTGCCCGGACGGGTCACGGTATCGCTGCGCAAATCGATCATGTGCTTTTCCTTGAGGATGACGGGCGCCTCACGTACAACGGCACGACGCGTGAAGGGCGCAATTGAATCCGGAGAGTGTATCAACTCCGTCGGGGAAGAGCAGGTAGACCGAATGGCCAGGTGGAAAGCGGCTGCGCTCAGGGCGTTTCGAGCGCGGGCTCCTGCGAATCGAAGGTATCGGTGAAGGCTTCGAAGTCTTCGATCGGCAGCGGGCGGCAGAACAGATAGCCCTGATACGCGTGACAACCCGCGTCGGCGAGGAACTTGCGCTGCGCCTGCGTCTCGACGCCCTCGGCGATCACACCGAGGCCGA
This genomic interval from Paraburkholderia sabiae contains the following:
- the ltaE gene encoding low-specificity L-threonine aldolase; the protein is MIDLRSDTVTRPGKNMLAAMTAAEVGDDVWGDDPTVLRLQATVAERTGKEAGLFFPSGTQSNLAALMAHCARGDEYIVGQAAHTYKYEGGGAAVLGSIQPQPLENALDGSLPLDKITAAIKPIDNHFARTRLLALENTIGGKVLLAGYVAEATQLARDRGLATHLDGARVCNAAVASKQPVEALCAPFDSVSICFSKGLGAPVGSVLVGSKALIDVAHRWRKVLGGGMRQAGVLAAACLYALDYNVERLAEDHDNAAHLAAGLAQIDQVKVQSQATNMVFAQFPQEHCAPLEVWLKERGILTQMLYASRFVTHMDVSRADIDTFVTAVKEYFAR